Proteins encoded by one window of Mesorhizobium sp. INR15:
- a CDS encoding response regulator transcription factor, translating to MVSAIGLQNFELARRSSLRSTGRSDEQADKECLLILDGRALDRECLASALRDHDLGMAVAAMGTIEEWRQRKDACPPLAAILFNLGGRKVIDSGIADEIKLISSEFSSVPVIILSDIDDIGQILTALECGARGYIPTSVGIDVCVEAVNLAAAGGIFVPASSVLSMRHLIDSGSRDTRPLTTMFTHRQAEVAQALRRGKANKIIAYELNLRESTVKVHIRNIMKKLKATNRTEVAYKVNDLFGEGALAQE from the coding sequence ATGGTTTCTGCAATCGGACTGCAAAATTTTGAGTTGGCGCGTCGATCTTCTTTGAGAAGTACTGGAAGAAGCGACGAACAAGCCGATAAAGAGTGCCTGCTTATTCTGGACGGAAGGGCCTTGGATCGGGAATGTCTTGCATCGGCCCTTAGAGACCATGATCTCGGTATGGCCGTGGCCGCGATGGGCACGATCGAAGAATGGCGCCAAAGGAAGGACGCTTGCCCTCCCCTAGCTGCCATTCTATTTAATCTTGGCGGGCGTAAAGTTATCGACTCCGGCATTGCAGATGAGATTAAATTAATCTCATCTGAGTTTAGCTCAGTTCCGGTAATAATTTTGTCTGACATAGATGATATTGGGCAAATACTGACAGCGCTTGAATGCGGTGCACGTGGGTATATTCCTACTTCCGTCGGCATTGATGTCTGTGTCGAAGCCGTCAACCTCGCCGCGGCTGGCGGTATCTTTGTGCCGGCCAGCAGTGTTTTGTCCATGCGGCATCTGATCGATTCAGGTAGCCGCGACACGCGGCCGTTGACGACTATGTTCACGCATCGGCAGGCTGAAGTCGCTCAGGCGCTTCGGCGCGGTAAGGCGAACAAGATCATAGCCTATGAATTGAACTTGCGCGAAAGCACGGTGAAGGTTCACATCCGAAACATCATGAAAAAACTGAAGGCAACGAATAGGACTGAGGTTGCCTACAAGGTCAACGATCTTTTCGGAGAAGGCGCTCTCGCGCAAGAATGA
- a CDS encoding glycosyltransferase — protein MLHIDTRQGPRAATERIGSTCSEPLGAAAVGRPLFENSLSILNRTGAWHIAKDLCQEFVPEHAQVRYWRLGATAPEGLARKIAARLMMLEISWLKDSQYCLIDSKAAGGNSRIFLDPLFVLRSELAEKDIVLCHDVGPLSHSFLYDSVTVENYRVAYEKIRRHKPGIVFVSDWSKDNFVSIYGSNFRFLTTIPLYVRTGLFEGSLESLPGVDGRFFLTVGAFETRKNQITALEAYRDGGFYKQGIKYVLCGSRGDGREKIIALAKSIPGTVLPGYVRDSQLRWLYANAEAFVLPSLLEGFGMPALEAAYMGLLPIVSEGSALVEAVKGVCVQVPPKDTIAIGQAMRRALSRTSSEKAQASRELREVASRASKQHFLECWRSLLLG, from the coding sequence ATGTTGCATATTGACACGCGCCAGGGTCCGCGCGCGGCGACGGAAAGGATTGGATCAACTTGTTCAGAGCCTCTCGGGGCTGCAGCCGTTGGCCGTCCACTCTTTGAAAACTCGCTATCGATATTGAACCGGACTGGCGCTTGGCATATCGCCAAGGACCTCTGCCAGGAATTTGTACCAGAGCACGCACAGGTTCGATATTGGAGACTTGGCGCGACGGCTCCCGAAGGGCTGGCGCGCAAGATCGCGGCTAGGCTGATGATGTTGGAAATCAGTTGGCTTAAGGACAGCCAATATTGCTTGATTGACAGCAAAGCCGCAGGCGGCAACAGCCGGATCTTTCTCGATCCGCTCTTTGTGCTGAGATCTGAGCTAGCTGAAAAAGATATCGTGCTCTGCCATGACGTTGGTCCTTTGAGCCACAGCTTCCTCTATGACTCCGTAACCGTCGAGAACTACCGTGTCGCCTATGAAAAAATCCGCAGGCACAAGCCCGGGATTGTTTTCGTCAGCGATTGGTCGAAGGACAATTTCGTTTCCATCTATGGGTCAAACTTCCGCTTCCTGACTACCATTCCGCTATACGTGCGAACGGGCCTGTTTGAGGGGTCGCTGGAATCCCTTCCTGGTGTCGACGGGCGATTTTTCTTAACTGTCGGCGCCTTTGAAACACGTAAGAACCAGATCACGGCGCTTGAGGCCTATCGAGACGGCGGGTTCTACAAGCAAGGTATCAAATACGTGCTTTGCGGCTCGCGAGGCGACGGCCGCGAGAAGATCATCGCTCTTGCAAAATCGATACCAGGGACGGTTTTGCCGGGATATGTGCGGGACAGCCAGTTGCGCTGGCTCTACGCGAACGCAGAGGCATTCGTCCTGCCTAGCCTTCTGGAAGGGTTTGGCATGCCCGCCCTGGAGGCGGCATATATGGGCCTCTTACCGATCGTCTCGGAGGGAAGTGCGTTGGTGGAAGCGGTTAAAGGCGTCTGCGTGCAAGTTCCTCCAAAAGACACGATTGCAATCGGACAAGCGATGCGACGAGCCCTTTCACGCACTTCAAGCGAAAAGGCACAGGCCAGCCGCGAACTACGGGAAGTTGCTTCGCGCGCTTCGAAACAGCACTTCCTGGAATGCTGGAGAAGCCTGCTGTTGGGATAG